In one window of Thermus aquaticus DNA:
- a CDS encoding acyl-CoA dehydrogenase family protein, translated as MDFSLDQETAALRDRVRAFVEEVVIPREGEVAKDLGRMEEVLRELQKEAKARGLFLPHMPKELGGLGLSWRQLAVVLEEAGRSLLGPRALNAAAPDEGNMHLLHRVANEAQKRRYLYPLLSGEVRSGFAMTEPMGAGADPNLLKATARRKGRGFVLEGRKWFTTGAEGAAFFIVLARAEEGPTMFLVDRDHPGLKLVRTIPTMDHWSPGGHGEILLEGCEVGEEAVLGEPGKGFHYAELRLDPARLTHCMRWLGVGVRATELAQEYALRRESFGKRLAEHQGVQFMIADSHIELHAARLMVWHAAWKLDRGERIRHEASMAKVFVAEAVGRAVDRAVQITGGLGISEDTPLSIFYREVRPFRIYDGPSEVHRASIGKRALYKGLRP; from the coding sequence ATGGACTTCAGCCTGGACCAGGAGACGGCGGCGCTTAGGGATCGGGTGCGGGCCTTTGTGGAGGAGGTCGTCATCCCTCGGGAAGGGGAGGTGGCCAAGGATTTAGGCCGCATGGAGGAGGTCCTGAGGGAGCTGCAGAAGGAGGCCAAGGCCCGGGGGCTCTTCCTGCCCCACATGCCCAAGGAGCTGGGCGGGCTCGGGCTCTCCTGGCGGCAGCTGGCCGTGGTCCTGGAGGAGGCGGGGCGGAGCCTCCTGGGTCCCCGGGCCCTCAACGCTGCCGCCCCGGACGAGGGCAACATGCACCTCCTCCACAGGGTGGCCAACGAGGCCCAGAAGCGCCGCTACCTCTACCCCCTCCTCTCCGGGGAGGTGCGCAGCGGCTTTGCCATGACCGAACCCATGGGAGCGGGAGCAGATCCGAATCTTCTTAAGGCCACAGCCCGGCGCAAGGGGAGGGGCTTTGTGCTGGAAGGGCGGAAGTGGTTCACCACCGGGGCCGAGGGGGCGGCCTTCTTCATCGTCCTGGCCCGGGCTGAGGAGGGCCCCACCATGTTCCTGGTGGACCGGGATCACCCAGGCCTGAAGCTGGTCCGCACCATCCCCACCATGGACCACTGGAGCCCCGGTGGCCACGGGGAGATCCTCCTGGAGGGGTGCGAGGTAGGGGAGGAGGCGGTCTTGGGAGAGCCGGGCAAGGGCTTCCACTACGCCGAGCTCCGCCTGGACCCGGCCCGCCTCACCCACTGCATGCGCTGGCTGGGCGTGGGGGTGCGGGCCACGGAGCTGGCCCAGGAATACGCCCTGAGGCGGGAGTCCTTCGGGAAGAGATTGGCGGAGCACCAGGGGGTGCAGTTCATGATCGCCGACAGCCATATAGAGCTCCACGCCGCCCGGCTCATGGTTTGGCACGCCGCCTGGAAGCTGGACCGGGGGGAGAGGATCCGCCACGAGGCCTCTATGGCCAAGGTGTTCGTAGCCGAGGCCGTGGGCCGGGCCGTGGACCGGGCGGTCCAGATCACGGGCGGCCTGGGCATCAGCGAGGACACCCCCCTGTCCATCTTCTACCGCGAGGTCCGCCCCTTCCGCATCTACGATGGGCCCAGCGAGGTCCACCGGGCCAGCATCGGCAAGCGGGCCCTGTATAAGGGGCTTAGGCCATGA
- a CDS encoding TRAP transporter permease — protein MEGRFASLPSWARAWVLLTSLLGLCLILFYFFGLNLLRKSLLDLTYYWLLLAFFLPLTFLLFPARSQDKQPYWYDYALAIGAQGSGLLLAWHGPSMVLRPWTNPESFWQAAVAIFLLLAVLEGARRAGGLGFALVALLLGAYPLLAPYMPGLLWGPPITWREALGYGMYSTQGLLGLPMRTVGELLVGFLVLAAFLVATGAGQTFLELASVLFGWTRGGAAKVSVMASGLFGSLSGSILSNVASTGSVTIPTMIRSGFSRTYAAAVEACASTGGVLMPPVMGAVAFVMATLLGIPYGQVVMAALIPSFLYYLSLFAHVDLYAARHGLRGLPQRNHPPIREILRKGAPFILVLAFLVFALIYLRLERFAPFYALGMLLLFLILQKRVSLETMYRGILAAGSLISQTLALILPVGLILAGLLGTGAAPALTGALVQLGEGNLFLILFLGVLVAFLLGMAGVMVAAYILLAVTLAPALSRLGDFYPLAVHLFIAYWSMLSAITPPVAVAAFLAARLAGANPLTTSWEAMKLGLAIYFIPFFFLFEPALLLHGSPASIAYHILLALTGILLLVGGLEGYFWGLGHLPLWTRPIYILGGLLLAIPEGTTSLMAILLVLLVSGWLWSKRRKL, from the coding sequence ATGGAAGGGCGTTTCGCCAGCTTGCCTTCCTGGGCCAGAGCTTGGGTCCTCCTGACCTCCCTCCTGGGGCTCTGCCTGATCCTCTTCTACTTCTTTGGCTTAAACCTTTTGAGGAAAAGTCTCCTAGACCTCACGTACTACTGGCTCCTTCTCGCCTTTTTCCTCCCCCTGACCTTCCTCCTTTTCCCGGCACGATCCCAGGATAAACAACCCTATTGGTACGACTATGCCCTCGCCATAGGCGCCCAGGGAAGTGGGCTACTCTTGGCTTGGCATGGACCCTCCATGGTCCTTAGGCCGTGGACGAATCCAGAGTCTTTTTGGCAGGCGGCCGTGGCCATCTTCCTTCTGTTGGCGGTCTTGGAAGGGGCGAGGAGGGCTGGGGGTTTAGGCTTTGCTCTGGTAGCCCTTCTTCTAGGAGCCTACCCTCTCCTCGCTCCCTACATGCCAGGGCTCCTATGGGGGCCCCCTATTACCTGGAGAGAGGCCTTGGGCTACGGCATGTACTCTACCCAAGGCCTCCTCGGTTTGCCGATGCGCACTGTAGGGGAACTCTTGGTTGGTTTCTTGGTGCTGGCTGCCTTCCTTGTCGCTACTGGTGCAGGCCAAACCTTTTTAGAGTTAGCATCAGTTCTCTTTGGATGGACCCGGGGCGGGGCAGCCAAGGTTAGCGTGATGGCCAGCGGCCTGTTCGGCAGTTTAAGCGGTAGCATCCTCTCCAATGTGGCCAGCACGGGAAGCGTCACGATCCCCACCATGATCCGCTCGGGCTTCTCACGAACCTACGCCGCTGCTGTGGAAGCGTGCGCCTCCACCGGGGGTGTCCTCATGCCCCCGGTTATGGGAGCGGTGGCCTTCGTGATGGCTACCCTTCTAGGCATACCCTACGGCCAGGTGGTGATGGCCGCCCTGATCCCCTCTTTCCTCTACTACCTTTCTCTCTTCGCTCACGTGGACCTTTATGCGGCACGACATGGACTGAGAGGGCTTCCACAACGTAACCATCCTCCCATAAGAGAGATCCTTCGGAAGGGAGCGCCTTTCATCCTGGTGCTGGCATTCCTAGTTTTCGCCTTGATCTACCTTAGGCTGGAGAGGTTTGCACCCTTTTATGCTCTGGGAATGCTTCTGCTCTTTCTCATCCTCCAAAAGCGGGTTTCCCTTGAAACTATGTACAGAGGTATCCTTGCTGCAGGCTCCCTTATCAGCCAAACCCTAGCCCTAATCCTTCCTGTTGGCTTGATCCTGGCAGGGCTTTTAGGGACGGGTGCAGCTCCCGCCCTCACAGGGGCTTTGGTCCAGTTAGGGGAAGGAAATCTGTTTCTCATCCTATTTCTTGGGGTACTCGTGGCCTTCCTCCTTGGGATGGCCGGTGTCATGGTAGCTGCTTATATTCTGTTGGCGGTCACTCTGGCACCCGCCCTAAGCCGTCTTGGGGACTTCTACCCCCTGGCGGTTCACCTCTTCATCGCCTATTGGTCCATGCTCTCTGCCATAACCCCTCCTGTAGCGGTGGCCGCCTTTCTGGCAGCGCGCCTAGCTGGGGCAAACCCTCTCACCACCTCTTGGGAAGCGATGAAATTAGGGTTGGCCATCTATTTCATTCCCTTTTTCTTCTTGTTCGAGCCAGCCCTTCTCCTTCATGGAAGCCCTGCTTCTATCGCCTACCACATCCTCCTTGCCCTCACAGGAATCCTCCTTCTAGTAGGAGGCCTAGAGGGTTACTTCTGGGGTCTGGGCCATCTTCCGCTTTGGACTCGCCCCATCTATATCCTAGGGGGCCTTCTTCTGGCCATTCCCGAAGGGACGACCAGCCTGATGGCTATCCTCCTGGTTCTCCTAGTGAGCGGATGGCTGTGGAGCAAGCGGAGGAAATTATGA
- a CDS encoding TAXI family TRAP transporter solute-binding subunit yields MRLVPVANYSANSRVIAEGGADIAFTSPISDVNVEVEGNPRGIRWLAVPTAQEDRTCLQRWQRAYPLLQLVRPAEIGVQSARGVRMFVIPSVYYTRADVSEELVYNLVKWLDENHSLYRDKHALARFQSMESLRFIVENMGVPLHPGTVRYLREKGLWTQEMARKQETAVKLVDQYATLYERASSLARSRRISTDPASESWQRFWRDFLAQNRVPRFSEAWRP; encoded by the coding sequence GTGCGCCTAGTACCCGTAGCCAACTATAGCGCCAACTCCCGCGTCATCGCTGAAGGAGGCGCGGACATCGCCTTCACCTCTCCTATATCAGACGTGAACGTGGAGGTGGAGGGGAATCCGAGGGGCATTCGCTGGCTGGCGGTGCCAACGGCCCAGGAAGATCGCACCTGCCTCCAGAGATGGCAGCGGGCCTACCCCCTTCTGCAGCTCGTGCGCCCTGCAGAAATCGGGGTCCAGTCCGCCCGGGGCGTGCGGATGTTCGTGATACCAAGCGTGTACTACACCCGCGCAGACGTGAGCGAGGAACTCGTCTACAACCTGGTGAAGTGGTTGGATGAAAACCACAGCCTCTACAGGGATAAGCACGCCCTTGCTAGATTCCAAAGCATGGAGAGCTTGCGCTTCATTGTGGAAAACATGGGCGTGCCCCTCCACCCGGGGACCGTGCGCTACCTGAGGGAGAAAGGCCTCTGGACCCAGGAAATGGCCAGGAAACAGGAAACCGCGGTAAAGCTGGTGGACCAATATGCTACCTTGTACGAGCGCGCCTCCAGCCTTGCCCGTTCCCGCCGTATCTCCACCGATCCTGCCAGTGAGTCTTGGCAGCGCTTCTGGCGGGATTTCCTGGCACAAAACCGCGTGCCTCGGTTCTCCGAGGCTTGGCGCCCCTAA
- a CDS encoding sugar phosphate nucleotidyltransferase: MTMVPSYAVILAGGKGERFWPLSTPERPKPFLKLFGERSLLQATGERLLGVVSRILWVKHGRRNGRRGA; encoded by the coding sequence ATGACCATGGTGCCTTCGTATGCGGTTATCCTGGCCGGAGGTAAAGGAGAGCGCTTTTGGCCTCTTTCAACTCCGGAAAGGCCGAAGCCCTTCCTCAAGTTATTCGGTGAAAGAAGCCTTCTTCAGGCTACGGGCGAAAGGCTTTTAGGGGTAGTGTCGCGTATTTTGTGGGTTAAGCATGGAAGGCGGAATGGACGGAGAGGAGCTTAA
- a CDS encoding phosphoglucomutase, with the protein MGERIRFGTDGWRGVIARDFTFFNLARVATAYGRYLLARGGKTVVVGYDTRFQAQAFAEEAAEVLAGLGLKAYLLQGPHPTPMLSFAVRHLGADGGLMLTASHNPPQYLGVKLKGPYGGSALPEEVKGVEALLPEAPSEARGRAEPLEVRTAYYEHLKGLLDLEALSRFPGVLYHDAMGGAGDSHLSAFLRHAGLALEVRELHNVPHPLFYGVNPEPLPKNLKTLLAVMGPEEAPTFAVATDGDGDRIAAVLPGGRFFNPHQVFAVLLRHLHAKGLSGGVVKNFAVSWIVDRLAERLGLPVKTTPIGFKWITEAFLREDVLIGGEESGGIGVKGHLPERDGILNALLLLESVARTGKDLATQFREIEALTGLTHAYDRLDLEIPTEGLLEKLWEPRPLAGLTPGGLEDLDGIKWVYEGAWVLFRPSGTEPLLRIYAEATEEETVNALLKEAEALVRSLVP; encoded by the coding sequence ATGGGCGAGAGAATTCGCTTCGGCACCGACGGCTGGCGAGGAGTGATCGCACGGGACTTCACCTTTTTCAACCTCGCCCGGGTGGCCACCGCCTACGGGCGCTACCTCCTGGCCAGGGGGGGAAAGACGGTGGTGGTGGGGTACGATACCCGCTTCCAGGCCCAGGCCTTCGCCGAGGAGGCGGCAGAGGTCCTGGCGGGCCTCGGGCTTAAGGCCTACCTCCTCCAGGGCCCCCACCCCACCCCCATGCTCTCCTTCGCCGTCCGCCACCTGGGGGCGGACGGGGGCCTCATGCTCACCGCAAGCCACAACCCCCCCCAGTACCTGGGGGTGAAGCTCAAGGGGCCTTACGGGGGAAGCGCCCTTCCCGAGGAGGTGAAGGGGGTGGAGGCCCTCCTCCCCGAGGCCCCCTCGGAGGCCCGGGGAAGGGCCGAGCCCCTGGAGGTCCGCACCGCCTACTACGAGCACCTGAAGGGGCTTCTGGACCTCGAGGCCCTCTCCCGCTTCCCCGGCGTGCTCTACCACGACGCCATGGGGGGGGCGGGGGACAGCCACCTCTCCGCCTTCCTGCGCCACGCGGGGCTGGCCCTGGAGGTGCGGGAGCTCCACAACGTCCCCCATCCCCTCTTCTACGGGGTGAACCCCGAGCCCCTGCCCAAGAACCTCAAGACCCTCCTCGCGGTCATGGGCCCCGAGGAGGCGCCCACCTTCGCCGTGGCCACGGACGGGGACGGGGACCGCATCGCCGCCGTCCTGCCCGGTGGCCGCTTCTTCAACCCCCACCAGGTCTTCGCCGTCCTCCTTCGCCACCTCCACGCCAAGGGGCTCTCCGGGGGGGTGGTGAAGAACTTCGCCGTTTCTTGGATCGTGGACCGCCTCGCAGAGCGGCTGGGGCTTCCGGTGAAGACCACCCCCATCGGCTTCAAGTGGATCACAGAGGCCTTCCTGAGGGAGGACGTGCTCATCGGGGGGGAGGAGTCGGGCGGGATCGGGGTGAAGGGGCACCTGCCCGAACGGGACGGGATCCTCAACGCTCTCCTCCTCCTGGAGAGCGTGGCCCGCACGGGGAAGGACCTCGCCACCCAGTTCCGGGAGATTGAGGCCCTCACCGGCCTCACCCACGCCTACGATCGCCTAGACCTGGAGATCCCCACGGAAGGGCTTCTGGAGAAGCTGTGGGAGCCCCGCCCCCTGGCGGGCCTCACCCCCGGGGGCCTCGAGGACCTAGACGGGATCAAGTGGGTCTACGAGGGAGCCTGGGTCCTCTTCCGCCCCTCAGGCACCGAACCCCTTCTTCGCATCTACGCCGAGGCCACGGAGGAGGAGACAGTAAACGCCCTCCTAAAGGAGGCCGAGGCCCTGGTCCGAAGCCTCGTCCCCTAG
- a CDS encoding EamA family transporter: MRRTRGRVGVERPPWKDPLVHLPPLLWALNLVALRAAMREMPPEWGSFLRFALALPFFLLFLRRLPRLFPLGETLFLALFGVTLFNLVFFSGMRLAPASDASAVVAVYPLSTAFAYSLYFRKPLPRNLLLGLLLSEAGVVLLALGHAGGGGGKGRLLGDLLLVLAAFMWGAYSVGVALAVAKRPALEVTAASMLLGSLLLLPLALTRPFPEASGSAWLSLLYTALGGAFLAFTLWGAVLAGRVKMYV; this comes from the coding sequence TTGCGGCGCACCCGGGGGAGGGTAGGGGTGGAAAGGCCTCCCTGGAAGGATCCCCTGGTTCACCTCCCGCCTCTTCTCTGGGCCTTGAACCTGGTGGCCTTGAGGGCCGCCATGCGGGAGATGCCTCCCGAGTGGGGTTCCTTTCTGCGCTTTGCCCTTGCCCTGCCCTTTTTTCTCCTCTTTCTCCGCCGCCTGCCCAGGCTTTTCCCTCTAGGGGAAACCCTTTTTCTGGCCCTCTTTGGGGTGACCCTCTTCAACCTGGTCTTCTTCAGCGGGATGCGTCTGGCCCCCGCCTCCGATGCCAGCGCCGTGGTCGCGGTCTACCCCCTCTCCACCGCCTTCGCCTACAGCCTTTACTTCCGCAAGCCCCTGCCCAGGAACCTCCTCCTGGGCCTCCTCCTCTCGGAGGCGGGGGTGGTCCTTCTGGCCCTGGGGCACGCCGGCGGGGGAGGGGGGAAGGGGAGGCTTCTTGGGGATCTTCTCCTGGTCTTGGCGGCTTTCATGTGGGGGGCCTACAGCGTGGGCGTGGCCCTGGCGGTGGCCAAGCGGCCCGCGTTGGAGGTCACCGCGGCCAGCATGCTCTTGGGAAGCCTCCTCCTCCTTCCCCTGGCCCTCACCAGGCCCTTTCCCGAGGCCAGCGGGAGTGCCTGGCTTTCCCTCCTCTACACCGCGTTGGGCGGGGCTTTCCTAGCCTTCACCCTGTGGGGCGCGGTCTTGGCTGGTCGTGTCAAGATGTATGTGTAG
- a CDS encoding LacI family DNA-binding transcriptional regulator, which translates to MAKKEPFTIREIARLANVSVGTVSRALNGRPGVSPKTRARILELVRTLGFTPSAAARELVGRSTSVGLLLAPGVRRYTPYFALLLEALSEALAQDGLRVKEVATDPYGLPLEEAMGYILLGAHDHDPRLEGLRHSGRPFVLIGAYPGVFAVAPDDVDGGYQATRHLLELGHEAVAHLTGHLHHQAGRERLMGYRQALEEKGVPFRPELVLDGNFDPLAAYRAVRRAWEGGLRFTALFAASDEMALGAKAALDDLGLRVPWDVSLVGYDDLPEVGQELTTVHQDIPTIAQEATLLLKKALAGETPVAKRVPVHLVVRGTTAKREVIDGAKP; encoded by the coding sequence ATGGCTAAAAAAGAGCCTTTCACCATACGAGAAATCGCGCGCTTAGCAAACGTTTCCGTCGGCACCGTCAGCCGGGCGCTGAACGGCCGCCCCGGGGTGAGCCCTAAGACCCGGGCGCGTATCCTGGAGCTGGTGCGCACCCTGGGGTTCACCCCCTCGGCCGCGGCCCGGGAGCTCGTGGGGCGCTCCACCAGCGTGGGCCTCCTCCTGGCTCCGGGGGTGCGCCGGTACACCCCTTACTTTGCCCTCCTTCTCGAGGCCCTCTCGGAGGCCCTAGCCCAGGACGGCCTCCGGGTGAAGGAGGTGGCCACGGATCCGTACGGGCTCCCCCTGGAGGAGGCCATGGGCTACATCCTCCTGGGCGCCCACGATCACGATCCCCGTCTGGAGGGGCTCAGGCACTCCGGGCGGCCCTTCGTCCTCATCGGGGCCTACCCCGGCGTCTTCGCCGTGGCCCCGGACGACGTGGACGGGGGCTACCAGGCCACCCGCCACCTCCTGGAGCTGGGCCACGAGGCGGTGGCCCACCTCACGGGCCACCTCCACCACCAGGCGGGCCGGGAGCGCCTTATGGGCTACCGCCAGGCCCTGGAGGAAAAGGGGGTTCCCTTCAGGCCAGAGCTGGTGCTGGACGGAAACTTTGACCCCCTCGCCGCCTACCGGGCGGTCCGACGGGCCTGGGAAGGGGGGCTCCGCTTCACCGCCCTCTTCGCCGCCTCGGACGAGATGGCCCTGGGGGCCAAGGCGGCCCTCGATGACCTGGGCCTAAGGGTTCCCTGGGACGTGAGCCTGGTGGGCTACGACGACCTCCCCGAGGTGGGCCAGGAGCTCACCACCGTCCACCAGGACATCCCCACCATCGCCCAAGAGGCCACCCTCCTCCTCAAGAAGGCCCTGGCGGGCGAGACACCCGTGGCCAAACGGGTGCCCGTGCACCTGGTGGTGCGGGGCACCACGGCAAAAAGGGAGGTGATAGACGGCGCAAAACCCTGA
- a CDS encoding ABC transporter substrate-binding protein yields MRKALAVLLALLGLTALAQTQVRISGWGGTDIAIVNGLLKEVVQPKLDKEGIRVVYEPIEGDYTQWLFNALSAGTAPDLFYMDIFWSESLFATGKVEPLDRYFSKQEVGEFLPNLVQAFTYQGKLYGIPKDFNTLALQFNKDIFDEAGVKYPNQQDTWETFEAKLRQVQSKLKDVAGLCVVADFARFGAFAFATGWKPFDEKGHTVLDANFRRAFEWYTGLVRRGAARFAQDLGEGWTGGCFGGEKAATALEGAWIGGFLRDKAPNMRYGTTFLPLDPVTKRRGNFVFTVSWSMNAQSKNKEAAAKVLKALTSPEAQQWVLERGLAIPSRRALANNPYFQRPGKEPELNRVVFQGSTSQGGVNLVYPFKFRGFGGDWMRPINEALQAVLTGQKSVDQALRDAQAALDRLTGRR; encoded by the coding sequence ATGCGCAAGGCTCTCGCGGTTCTTCTCGCTCTTCTTGGCCTCACGGCCCTGGCCCAGACCCAGGTGCGCATCTCGGGCTGGGGCGGCACCGACATCGCCATCGTCAACGGCCTATTGAAGGAAGTGGTCCAGCCCAAGCTGGACAAGGAAGGCATCCGGGTGGTCTACGAGCCCATTGAGGGGGACTACACCCAGTGGCTCTTCAACGCCCTCTCCGCGGGCACGGCCCCGGACCTCTTCTACATGGACATCTTCTGGTCGGAGAGCCTCTTCGCCACCGGGAAGGTGGAGCCCCTGGACCGCTACTTCTCCAAGCAGGAGGTGGGGGAGTTTTTGCCCAACCTGGTCCAGGCCTTCACCTACCAGGGCAAGCTCTACGGCATCCCCAAGGACTTCAACACCCTGGCCCTTCAGTTCAACAAGGACATCTTTGACGAGGCGGGGGTCAAGTACCCCAACCAGCAGGACACCTGGGAGACCTTTGAGGCCAAGCTCCGCCAGGTCCAGAGCAAGCTGAAGGACGTGGCGGGTCTCTGCGTGGTGGCGGACTTCGCCCGCTTTGGAGCTTTCGCCTTCGCCACGGGGTGGAAGCCCTTTGACGAGAAGGGGCACACCGTCCTGGACGCCAACTTCCGCCGGGCCTTTGAGTGGTACACGGGCCTGGTGAGGCGGGGAGCGGCCCGCTTCGCCCAGGACCTGGGCGAGGGCTGGACCGGCGGCTGCTTCGGCGGGGAGAAGGCGGCCACGGCCCTGGAGGGCGCCTGGATCGGTGGGTTCCTGCGGGACAAGGCCCCCAACATGCGCTACGGCACCACCTTCCTCCCCCTGGACCCTGTGACCAAGAGGCGGGGCAACTTCGTCTTCACCGTCTCCTGGAGCATGAACGCCCAGAGCAAAAACAAGGAGGCGGCGGCCAAGGTCCTCAAGGCCCTCACCTCCCCCGAGGCCCAGCAGTGGGTCCTGGAGCGAGGCCTGGCCATCCCGAGCCGCCGAGCCCTGGCCAACAACCCCTACTTCCAGCGCCCTGGCAAGGAGCCCGAGCTGAACCGCGTCGTCTTCCAGGGCTCTACCTCCCAGGGTGGGGTCAACCTGGTCTACCCCTTTAAGTTCCGCGGCTTTGGCGGTGACTGGATGCGGCCCATCAACGAGGCCCTGCAGGCGGTCTTGACCGGCCAGAAGAGCGTGGACCAGGCCCTAAGGGACGCCCAGGCGGCCCTGGACCGGCTCACGGGCAGGAGGTAG
- a CDS encoding carbohydrate ABC transporter permease, with protein MRLKARTLEGLYALFLLLPLLFTLGVFFLYAFLRAVYFSFTDYDLFSPPRFVGLANYLRLFQDPLFLKALWHTLAYSLVVTSLQTFLALLLALALNQPLKGITAFRTVYYLPSVISTAAASLLLLWLFQRTGLVNQALSLLLAHLPHLLALALLFALLQGAQVLWEKRKGTPTSFLDPALALLSLPLALLGTYALDLLGLVQVREARVEVPWLPTSATFLGIPYPLWAIILMNTYTTIPTFMVLFLAGLKGIPKTLYEAAALDGASPWVMFSRITVPLLRPVLFLVITLGLIGTLQLFDQVLFVGGSGGAPLEATITLAYYVYGNVFPSGAAPRVGLASAAALFLAGLTLLVVLLQRRFGVSERGWT; from the coding sequence ATGCGCCTTAAAGCCCGGACCCTCGAGGGCCTCTACGCCCTCTTCCTCCTTCTCCCCCTCCTCTTCACCCTAGGGGTGTTCTTCCTCTACGCCTTCCTTCGGGCGGTCTACTTCAGCTTCACCGATTACGACCTCTTCTCCCCTCCCCGCTTCGTGGGCCTGGCCAACTACCTGCGCCTCTTCCAGGACCCCCTCTTCCTCAAGGCCCTCTGGCACACCCTAGCCTACAGCCTGGTGGTCACCTCCTTGCAGACCTTTCTTGCCCTGCTTCTGGCCCTGGCCCTAAACCAGCCCCTAAAGGGGATCACCGCCTTCCGCACCGTCTACTACCTGCCCTCGGTCATCTCCACGGCGGCGGCAAGCCTCCTCCTCCTTTGGCTCTTCCAGCGCACGGGGCTGGTGAACCAGGCCCTCTCCCTCCTCCTGGCCCACCTGCCCCACCTCCTGGCCCTGGCCCTCCTCTTCGCCCTCCTCCAGGGGGCCCAGGTGCTCTGGGAGAAGCGGAAGGGCACCCCCACCTCTTTCCTGGACCCCGCCCTGGCCCTTCTGAGCCTCCCCTTAGCCCTCCTAGGGACCTACGCCCTGGACCTTCTGGGTCTGGTCCAGGTTCGGGAAGCGCGGGTGGAAGTCCCCTGGCTTCCCACCTCCGCCACCTTCCTGGGCATCCCTTACCCCCTCTGGGCCATCATCCTCATGAACACCTACACCACTATCCCCACCTTCATGGTCCTCTTCCTGGCGGGGCTCAAGGGCATTCCCAAGACCCTCTACGAGGCGGCGGCCCTGGACGGGGCGAGCCCCTGGGTCATGTTCAGCCGCATCACCGTGCCCCTCCTGCGGCCAGTCCTCTTCCTGGTCATTACCCTGGGCCTCATCGGCACCCTGCAGCTCTTTGACCAGGTCCTCTTCGTGGGAGGCTCCGGCGGGGCCCCCCTGGAGGCCACCATCACCCTGGCCTACTACGTCTACGGCAACGTCTTCCCTTCCGGGGCCGCGCCCCGGGTGGGCCTGGCCTCGGCAGCGGCCCTCTTTCTGGCGGGCCTTACCCTCCTCGTGGTCCTCCTCCAGCGCCGCTTCGGCGTAAGCGAAAGGGGGTGGACATGA
- a CDS encoding carbohydrate ABC transporter permease, translating to MSPKEAARRRWARVAWAYGLLLAFGVFFVGPFLMGFLASLKTNPLEWPFTLGFPQVRPKNWAAAWQLGQKGSGDPWLGGMRPGREVVLEVAYFWPEPTPPDLQAAIPRRKPGAGMGAVFEGPYAADYVGLLGPELVETRPFRLGEAEGYLHRFRLRIAYEKEGPYLERVPLDLEAPRGALLLEATLDPVRMERRGRVASWDNVVPGLLGYAFHNYVRAFQESRSLETGQSLFLRWTLNSFLIAFIKVLTTLVFASMAGYALARLRFPGRQALFLFLLFSMMVPGQVTFISNYLVLKDGIFGLSRLFGVETLLNTYAGLILSGLVGAGAVFIMKQFFESIPREVEEAALIDGATPLQTLFRIVLPMATPALGALAILTFQGTWNEFFWPFIVLTSPREIYTLPLGLLSFRNAYGQVGDWGLILAGGFLSMIPILILFAVFQRYFVEGVNVGAVKE from the coding sequence ATGAGCCCCAAGGAAGCGGCCAGAAGGCGCTGGGCCCGGGTGGCCTGGGCCTACGGCCTCCTCCTCGCCTTCGGGGTCTTCTTCGTGGGGCCTTTCCTCATGGGCTTCCTGGCTAGCCTCAAGACCAATCCCCTGGAGTGGCCCTTCACCCTGGGCTTTCCCCAGGTGAGGCCCAAGAACTGGGCGGCCGCCTGGCAGCTGGGCCAGAAGGGCTCCGGGGACCCCTGGCTGGGCGGGATGCGCCCGGGGAGGGAGGTGGTCTTGGAGGTGGCCTACTTCTGGCCCGAGCCCACCCCTCCGGACCTGCAGGCCGCCATCCCCCGGCGCAAGCCCGGGGCGGGGATGGGAGCGGTCTTTGAGGGCCCCTACGCCGCCGACTACGTGGGCCTCCTCGGCCCCGAGCTTGTGGAAACGCGGCCCTTCCGGCTGGGGGAGGCTGAGGGCTACCTCCACCGCTTTCGCCTGCGGATCGCCTACGAGAAGGAGGGGCCCTACCTGGAGCGGGTGCCCCTGGACCTGGAGGCCCCTCGAGGGGCCCTCCTCCTGGAAGCCACCCTGGACCCGGTCCGCATGGAGCGTCGGGGAAGGGTGGCCTCCTGGGACAACGTGGTTCCCGGCCTCCTGGGCTATGCCTTTCACAACTACGTCCGCGCCTTCCAGGAAAGCCGAAGCCTAGAGACGGGTCAGAGTCTTTTTCTGCGCTGGACCCTGAACTCCTTCCTCATCGCCTTCATCAAGGTGCTCACCACCCTGGTCTTCGCCTCCATGGCGGGCTACGCCCTAGCCAGGCTCCGCTTCCCGGGCAGGCAGGCCCTCTTCCTCTTCCTCCTCTTTTCCATGATGGTGCCCGGCCAGGTCACCTTCATCTCCAACTACCTGGTGCTAAAAGACGGGATCTTCGGCCTCTCCAGGCTTTTCGGCGTGGAAACCCTCCTCAACACCTATGCCGGGCTCATCCTCTCCGGACTGGTGGGGGCGGGAGCCGTCTTCATCATGAAGCAGTTTTTTGAGTCCATCCCCCGGGAGGTGGAGGAGGCCGCCCTCATCGACGGGGCCACGCCCTTGCAGACCCTTTTCCGCATCGTCCTGCCCATGGCCACCCCTGCCCTGGGGGCCCTGGCCATCCTCACCTTCCAGGGAACCTGGAACGAGTTTTTCTGGCCCTTCATCGTCCTCACCAGCCCCCGGGAGATCTACACCCTTCCCCTGGGCCTCCTCTCCTTCCGCAACGCCTACGGCCAGGTGGGGGACTGGGGGCTCATCCTGGCGGGAGGGTTTTTGTCCATGATCCCCATCCTCATCCTCTTCGCCGTATTCCAACGCTACTTCGTGGAGGGCGTGAACGTGGGTGCGGTCAAGGAGTAA